The Pseudosulfitobacter pseudonitzschiae genome includes a region encoding these proteins:
- a CDS encoding queuosine precursor transporter, protein MNRAHIPGIIAMAAIVVASNILVQFLFGQWLTWGAFTYPLAFLVTDIMNRVYGAPAARKVVLAGFVVGVICSLIGTQIMGEFGPLVTVRIAIGSGIAFLTAQLLDVAIFSALRGGAWWRAPLASTLVSSSVDTILFFSIAFAGSLAFIHPETDVAWASEALPLLGFGPVAPLWVSLAIADWSVKLLLALLALIPFRAITRRLV, encoded by the coding sequence ATGAATCGCGCACATATCCCCGGCATTATCGCCATGGCCGCCATCGTCGTGGCCTCCAATATTCTTGTCCAATTCCTGTTCGGCCAATGGCTGACTTGGGGGGCATTCACCTATCCGCTAGCCTTTCTGGTCACCGACATCATGAACCGCGTCTATGGCGCCCCCGCCGCACGCAAGGTCGTGCTGGCCGGTTTTGTCGTGGGCGTAATCTGTAGCCTGATCGGCACCCAGATCATGGGCGAATTCGGTCCGCTGGTCACCGTGCGCATCGCCATCGGGTCGGGCATTGCATTCCTGACCGCACAGCTGCTGGACGTTGCGATTTTTTCGGCATTGCGCGGTGGCGCTTGGTGGCGTGCGCCACTGGCATCGACATTGGTCAGCAGCAGCGTCGATACGATCCTTTTCTTCTCGATTGCCTTTGCCGGATCGCTGGCGTTTATCCATCCTGAAACGGATGTCGCGTGGGCATCCGAAGCACTTCCGTTGCTGGGCTTTGGCCCAGTCGCACCGCTTTGGGTATCTTTGGCGATTGCAGACTGGTCGGTGAAATTATTGCTGGCTTTGTTGGCACTTATCCCGTTTCGGGCCATTACCCGTCGCCTAGTATAA
- a CDS encoding esterase-like activity of phytase family protein: MLWRSALALICAAACVQAEPTLTLDGVITLPRLSEGFGGLSAIEMSDGGVEALVLSDRGGLYHLTLDRSGEAVEVISAVHDDRAAKLGDTEGLAVDANGTLHLSMEGQSGIAIEQPDGSLVRHPGHPDFKGLVENRALEALAIAADGTLVTVPEVSASNTAPFPVYQYKDGTWSKGPFIPRKDTFLATGADFGPDGLFYLLERSLSLRGFATRIRRFDLSAPDLTETTLLITDPGTYGNLEGLSVWHDAQGITHLTLVADDNFYPFFSNQIVEFTLTE, translated from the coding sequence ATGCTCTGGCGTTCTGCACTCGCGCTGATCTGCGCGGCAGCCTGCGTACAAGCTGAACCGACACTGACACTGGATGGCGTGATAACGCTGCCGCGTCTGTCGGAGGGGTTTGGCGGGCTGTCGGCGATCGAAATGTCTGATGGCGGTGTCGAAGCACTGGTGCTGTCAGATCGCGGTGGTCTGTACCACCTGACGCTGGACCGGTCGGGCGAAGCGGTCGAGGTGATCAGTGCTGTCCACGATGATCGCGCTGCCAAATTGGGCGACACCGAGGGGCTGGCCGTGGATGCGAACGGCACCTTGCATCTGTCGATGGAGGGACAGTCAGGGATCGCCATCGAGCAGCCCGACGGCAGCTTGGTCCGGCATCCGGGACATCCGGATTTCAAGGGTCTGGTCGAAAACAGGGCGCTGGAGGCGTTGGCGATTGCGGCAGATGGAACGCTTGTGACAGTGCCGGAAGTCTCTGCCAGCAATACAGCACCTTTTCCGGTCTACCAATACAAAGACGGGACATGGTCAAAGGGACCATTCATTCCTCGCAAAGACACCTTTCTGGCCACAGGTGCCGATTTCGGACCCGATGGGCTGTTCTATCTGCTGGAACGCAGCCTGTCCTTGCGGGGGTTTGCCACCCGCATCCGCCGGTTCGATCTGTCGGCACCAGACCTGACCGAGACCACGCTGCTGATCACCGATCCCGGCACCTATGGCAACCTTGAAGGGTTGAGTGTCTGGCACGATGCGCAGGGTATTACCCATCTGACGTTGGTAGCTGATGACAACTTTTACCCGTTCTTCAGCAACCAGATCGTCGAATTCACCCTTACGGAATAG
- the mepA gene encoding penicillin-insensitive murein endopeptidase: MFLRRFCIAALMVVTAACSGQSDTNIDGTPLPDIDPATLQGSAKAVFGAQRIGSQQTPAPYGSYSKGCAAGSEQLAETGPTWQAMRLSRNRNWGHPELVDFVENLSRKAAQQPGWNGIYVGDMSQPRGGPMLTGHASHQIGLDADIWMLPAANLNLSVAERENISSVSTRRSKGAYTNGSWTRAHHEIIKAAAQDKRTARIFVFPGAKVQMCKDEKGDRSWLRKVRPWYGHHYHFHVRLACPKGARGCIDQAAPPPGDGCDDAQQWVNNILNPPPPDPNAPKPKPRREYKVADLPQQCSGVLHSR, translated from the coding sequence ATGTTTTTGCGTCGTTTTTGTATAGCCGCCCTGATGGTTGTGACCGCTGCCTGCAGCGGCCAGTCTGATACCAATATTGATGGCACGCCGTTACCCGATATCGACCCCGCCACATTGCAAGGGTCGGCCAAGGCTGTCTTTGGTGCCCAAAGAATCGGATCGCAGCAGACACCTGCACCATATGGCAGCTATTCCAAGGGCTGCGCAGCCGGCTCCGAACAGTTGGCCGAAACCGGACCAACATGGCAAGCTATGCGCCTGTCACGCAACCGCAACTGGGGGCACCCCGAACTGGTCGATTTCGTCGAAAATCTCAGCCGCAAGGCCGCACAGCAACCGGGGTGGAACGGCATCTATGTCGGCGACATGAGCCAGCCGCGCGGCGGGCCGATGCTGACCGGCCACGCCAGCCACCAGATCGGGTTGGATGCCGACATCTGGATGCTGCCTGCGGCGAACCTGAACCTCAGCGTGGCCGAGCGCGAGAATATCTCGTCGGTTTCCACGCGCCGCTCGAAAGGAGCGTATACCAACGGATCATGGACCCGCGCGCATCACGAAATCATCAAGGCCGCCGCCCAGGACAAACGTACCGCGCGGATCTTTGTGTTTCCCGGTGCCAAGGTGCAGATGTGCAAGGATGAAAAAGGCGACCGGTCATGGCTGCGCAAGGTGCGTCCGTGGTATGGTCACCACTATCACTTTCATGTCCGTCTGGCCTGTCCCAAGGGTGCGCGCGGCTGCATCGATCAGGCGGCACCGCCCCCCGGCGACGGCTGTGACGATGCGCAGCAGTGGGTCAACAACATCCTGAACCCGCCGCCGCCAGATCCCAACGCACCCAAGCCGAAACCGCGCCGCGAATACAAAGTTGCCGATCTGCCCCAACAATGCTCTGGCGTTCTGCACTCGCGCTGA
- a CDS encoding MFS transporter: MADVSLSKRIWGWYFFDWASQPYNTLMLTFIFGPYFAQTAAAQLMADGMAETAAKAQAQALWGYGLTVAGVSIAILAPILGGIADSSGRRMPWIWLFSAFYFIGAYALWWTAPQDFSVIWALFFFGIGLVGMEFATIFTNSYLPSLGPKDELGKISGSGWGFGYAGGVLALLLMLALFQAGESGRTMAGFEPLFGLDPATKADTRVVGPFSAIWFAVFMIPFFLWVKETPPDAPRLRYKFGNGLKELKQTLVNLPGNPSLLAYLGSSMFYRDALNGMYTFGGIYALGVLNWSITEVGIFGIIAAASGALFCWLGGYADRALGPKPLIILCCLILMGTAILIVSLSPTSAFGIQLAEGSSLPDILFYVAGMLIGAAGGVLQSASRNMLTRQGNSERMTEAFGLYALSGKATTFLAPALIAVASQISGSQRFGVSPLIVLFAIGLIMLIWVKPDGEVE; encoded by the coding sequence ATGGCGGACGTATCATTGAGTAAACGCATCTGGGGCTGGTATTTTTTCGACTGGGCCAGCCAGCCATACAATACGCTGATGCTGACCTTTATTTTTGGCCCCTATTTTGCCCAAACCGCGGCGGCGCAACTGATGGCCGACGGCATGGCCGAGACCGCCGCCAAAGCGCAGGCGCAGGCGTTGTGGGGCTATGGGTTGACCGTGGCGGGCGTGTCGATTGCCATTCTGGCGCCCATTCTGGGCGGCATTGCAGACAGTTCAGGCCGCCGGATGCCGTGGATATGGCTGTTTTCAGCGTTTTATTTCATCGGCGCCTACGCCCTCTGGTGGACAGCTCCGCAGGACTTTTCGGTGATCTGGGCACTGTTCTTCTTTGGCATCGGGCTGGTCGGGATGGAGTTCGCAACGATCTTTACCAACAGCTATCTACCGTCGCTTGGCCCCAAAGACGAGTTGGGTAAAATCTCGGGGTCGGGCTGGGGCTTTGGGTATGCGGGCGGGGTTCTGGCCTTGCTGCTGATGCTGGCGCTGTTTCAGGCCGGAGAGTCAGGTCGTACAATGGCCGGGTTTGAACCGCTGTTCGGTTTGGACCCCGCGACCAAGGCCGACACGCGCGTCGTAGGGCCGTTCAGCGCGATCTGGTTTGCGGTTTTCATGATCCCCTTCTTTTTGTGGGTCAAGGAAACACCCCCCGACGCGCCACGCCTGAGATATAAGTTCGGCAACGGGCTGAAAGAATTGAAACAAACTCTGGTGAACCTGCCAGGCAATCCCAGTCTTCTGGCCTATCTGGGGTCGTCGATGTTCTACCGCGACGCGTTGAACGGGATGTATACCTTTGGCGGCATCTATGCGCTGGGTGTGCTGAACTGGAGCATCACAGAAGTGGGCATTTTTGGCATTATCGCGGCAGCCAGCGGAGCGTTGTTCTGTTGGCTGGGGGGCTATGCCGACCGTGCGTTGGGGCCAAAGCCGCTGATTATCCTGTGCTGCCTTATCCTGATGGGCACCGCCATTCTGATTGTGTCGCTGTCACCGACATCGGCCTTTGGCATCCAGTTGGCCGAAGGATCGAGCCTGCCTGACATCCTGTTTTATGTCGCCGGTATGCTGATCGGCGCGGCTGGTGGCGTGTTGCAAAGCGCCAGCCGCAACATGCTGACCCGTCAAGGCAATTCCGAACGGATGACCGAAGCCTTTGGTCTTTATGCACTGTCGGGCAAGGCCACGACCTTTCTTGCCCCCGCCCTGATCGCTGTTGCCTCGCAAATCAGCGGAAGCCAGCGCTTTGGCGTATCGCCGCTGATCGTACTCTTTGCAATCGGGTTGATCATGTTAATCTGGGTGAAACCGGATGGAGAGGTCGAGTAA
- a CDS encoding acyl-CoA thioesterase: MFPFIRLFKEIMIARRLPPLAGFGDIHTSHHICWPWDIDMFGELNNGRTLTLYDLGRLAMAQRGGLVSVLFKNKWALTMAGASVRYRRRITMFERFTMKSRLVCWDQRFMYLEQSMWKTNGECASHVLYRSALLENGRAINPARAAEALGQNPISPPVPDWITAWIKAEGTRPWPPMQDAILPPA; encoded by the coding sequence ATGTTCCCGTTCATCCGCCTGTTCAAAGAGATCATGATCGCCCGCCGTCTGCCGCCCTTGGCCGGTTTTGGCGACATTCACACCAGCCACCACATCTGCTGGCCGTGGGATATCGATATGTTCGGCGAACTGAACAACGGGCGCACGTTGACGCTATATGATCTGGGACGTCTGGCAATGGCGCAGCGGGGCGGGTTGGTGTCGGTTCTGTTCAAGAACAAGTGGGCGCTGACGATGGCAGGCGCTTCGGTGCGGTATCGTCGCCGGATTACCATGTTCGAACGGTTTACCATGAAATCGCGGCTGGTGTGCTGGGACCAGCGGTTCATGTATCTGGAACAGTCCATGTGGAAGACCAATGGCGAATGCGCCAGCCATGTGCTGTATCGCTCTGCCTTATTGGAGAACGGCCGCGCCATCAACCCCGCCCGCGCCGCCGAAGCGTTGGGACAAAACCCGATCAGCCCGCCGGTTCCCGACTGGATTACGGCATGGATAAAAGCCGAAGGCACCCGCCCGTGGCCGCCCATGCAGGACGCGATTTTACCGCCTGCGTAA
- a CDS encoding YggT family protein, with amino-acid sequence MQSLFQILMLLLNIVWFFVIAHVIMSWLINFQVLNQRQPIVAQIWYGLNRLLEPIYSRIRQVLPPMGGLDLAPLVLLVLVAVLRIVLMNNAAVFY; translated from the coding sequence ATGCAATCGCTGTTCCAAATCCTGATGCTGCTGCTTAATATCGTGTGGTTTTTCGTTATCGCCCACGTGATAATGAGTTGGCTTATCAACTTTCAGGTGCTTAACCAGCGCCAACCAATTGTCGCCCAAATCTGGTACGGTCTGAACCGTCTGCTAGAGCCGATCTATAGCCGCATCCGCCAAGTTCTGCCTCCGATGGGCGGGCTGGATCTGGCACCACTGGTTTTGCTGGTGTTGGTGGCTGTTCTGCGCATCGTGCTGATGAACAACGCCGCTGTGTTTTATTAA
- the recQ gene encoding DNA helicase RecQ, with protein sequence MTGAATLLSDVFGFDAFRPGQEEIVHAVAEGENVLAIMPTGGGKSLCFQLPALMREGVTVVISPLIALMRDQVRALQEAGVSAGALTSGNTPEETDAVWEALERGELKLLYMAPERLAAGSAMGMLRRIGVSMIAVDEAHCVSQWGHDFRPDYLRIGELRRTLNVPLAAFTATADIETQAEIVQKLFDGQPPRAFLRGFDRPNIHLAFAAKDGPRAQILNFAAARKGQSGIVYCGTRAKTETLAQALREAGHGAIHYHGGMEAEDRRIAERRFQQEDGLIVVATVAFGMGIDKPDIRWVAHADLPKSIEAYYQEIGRAGRDGAPAETLTLFGPDDIKLRRSQIDEGLAPPERRTADHGRLNALLGLAEALDCRRKSLLNYFGETDATCGNCDLCDKPAEVFDGTTAVRKALSAMLRTDEWFGAGHLIDILLGNRTDKITQRGHDSLPTYGVGTEYDKRQWQAVFRQMMGHDLIRPDPARHGALRMTDAALPILRDEATINLRRDSIRSAGTNRRPAVKEMVSEEDTPLLSALKAQRRALAEAARVPAYVIFTDRTLIEMAENRPSNLDAMAGISGVGAKKLERYGDTFLQVINGAVNDVHPTRRKLAGRVAGTVYDQLMDAQAQLARGSGGTDKPLSCSASQLAKVAQMRSADAVALERLLGERRAERFGAAFLAVLSGA encoded by the coding sequence ATGACAGGCGCTGCCACGCTTTTGTCCGACGTATTCGGCTTTGACGCCTTCCGCCCGGGGCAAGAAGAGATCGTGCATGCCGTGGCCGAGGGCGAAAACGTCTTGGCTATCATGCCGACCGGCGGCGGCAAATCCTTGTGTTTCCAACTGCCCGCGTTGATGCGTGAGGGCGTGACGGTGGTGATTTCACCGCTGATCGCGTTGATGCGCGACCAGGTGCGCGCGCTGCAAGAGGCGGGCGTCTCTGCCGGGGCGCTGACATCCGGCAACACACCCGAAGAAACCGACGCCGTATGGGAGGCGTTGGAGCGCGGCGAGCTGAAGCTGCTTTATATGGCACCCGAGCGATTGGCTGCAGGGTCGGCGATGGGCATGTTGCGCCGCATCGGTGTGTCGATGATTGCCGTAGACGAGGCCCATTGCGTCAGCCAGTGGGGTCATGATTTCCGCCCCGATTACCTGCGCATTGGCGAGTTGCGCCGCACGTTGAACGTGCCGCTGGCGGCTTTCACCGCTACCGCCGACATCGAAACCCAAGCCGAGATTGTGCAAAAGCTGTTCGATGGACAGCCGCCGCGTGCCTTTCTGCGTGGGTTTGACCGGCCTAACATCCATCTGGCCTTTGCCGCCAAGGACGGGCCGCGCGCGCAAATCCTGAACTTTGCCGCCGCGCGCAAAGGGCAGTCGGGCATCGTCTATTGCGGCACTCGTGCCAAGACCGAAACGCTGGCCCAAGCGTTGCGCGAGGCCGGGCATGGCGCGATCCACTACCATGGCGGCATGGAGGCCGAAGACCGCCGCATCGCCGAACGCCGTTTCCAGCAAGAAGACGGGCTGATTGTTGTGGCAACCGTCGCCTTTGGCATGGGCATCGACAAGCCCGACATTCGCTGGGTGGCCCACGCCGACCTGCCCAAAAGCATCGAGGCCTACTATCAGGAAATCGGTCGTGCAGGGCGCGATGGTGCGCCTGCCGAAACCCTAACCCTGTTCGGGCCGGACGACATCAAGCTGCGCCGCTCGCAGATCGACGAGGGTCTGGCCCCGCCCGAACGCCGCACAGCCGATCACGGACGGTTGAACGCGCTTCTGGGCTTGGCCGAAGCGCTGGACTGCCGGCGCAAATCGCTGCTGAACTATTTTGGAGAAACCGACGCGACTTGTGGCAACTGCGATCTGTGCGACAAACCCGCCGAGGTGTTCGACGGTACCACCGCCGTGCGCAAGGCGCTGTCTGCGATGTTGCGCACGGACGAATGGTTTGGCGCGGGCCACCTGATCGACATCTTGCTGGGCAACCGCACCGACAAGATCACACAGCGCGGCCACGACAGCCTGCCGACCTACGGCGTTGGAACAGAATACGACAAACGCCAGTGGCAGGCGGTGTTCCGGCAGATGATGGGCCACGATCTTATTCGCCCCGATCCGGCCCGCCACGGAGCGCTGCGCATGACCGACGCAGCCCTGCCTATCCTGCGCGACGAGGCCACGATCAACCTGCGTCGTGACAGCATCCGCAGCGCGGGCACAAATCGCCGTCCAGCCGTCAAGGAAATGGTATCCGAAGAAGACACGCCACTGCTGAGCGCGCTTAAGGCGCAGCGCCGCGCACTGGCCGAGGCGGCGCGGGTGCCTGCCTATGTCATCTTTACCGACCGCACATTGATCGAAATGGCAGAAAACCGCCCTTCCAATCTGGATGCAATGGCAGGGATCAGCGGCGTTGGCGCAAAGAAACTTGAACGCTATGGCGACACGTTTTTGCAGGTCATCAATGGTGCCGTGAACGATGTGCATCCAACGCGCCGCAAGCTGGCGGGACGCGTGGCGGGAACCGTCTATGACCAGTTGATGGACGCGCAGGCGCAACTGGCGCGCGGGTCCGGAGGCACCGACAAACCGCTGAGTTGTTCGGCGTCGCAACTGGCAAAAGTGGCGCAGATGCGCAGTGCCGATGCGGTGGCGTTGGAACGTCTGTTGGGTGAACGCCGCGCCGAAAGATTCGGAGCGGCGTTTCTGGCAGTGTTGTCCGGAGCCTAG
- a CDS encoding glutathione S-transferase family protein: MLTLYHGANTRSSRIIQLLIEMDVLDRVDVRTVGLVRQGNVGAPDPANPHPEGKVPFLDHDGTLIRESNAIVQYLTDHFASPMGMQIGDARRGSYLSWLAYYGNVVEPVLIGLVAEIDHPVFHITFRGPQEIYTHLGETLSERPFLLGDDFTAADLIMVSPFQFMPDFAPDIPQVKEWIDRCLARPSVKAMKEYDANLMEAVG; the protein is encoded by the coding sequence ATGCTCACGCTTTATCACGGTGCCAACACCCGCTCGTCCCGCATCATCCAGTTGCTGATCGAGATGGATGTCCTCGACAGGGTCGATGTCCGTACTGTCGGTCTGGTCCGTCAGGGCAACGTCGGCGCACCCGATCCAGCCAACCCGCATCCAGAAGGCAAAGTGCCGTTTCTGGACCATGACGGCACGCTGATCCGCGAAAGCAACGCAATCGTCCAGTATCTGACTGATCATTTTGCCAGCCCGATGGGTATGCAAATCGGTGACGCCCGCCGTGGCAGTTACCTCAGCTGGCTGGCGTATTACGGCAATGTGGTCGAGCCGGTGTTGATCGGTTTGGTGGCCGAAATCGACCATCCCGTGTTTCACATTACGTTCCGGGGACCGCAAGAAATCTACACACATCTGGGCGAGACACTGTCAGAACGACCCTTTTTGCTGGGCGATGATTTCACCGCTGCCGATCTGATTATGGTCTCGCCATTCCAGTTCATGCCGGATTTTGCGCCCGATATTCCACAGGTCAAAGAGTGGATTGATCGCTGCCTGGCGCGCCCGTCCGTAAAAGCGATGAAGGAATATGACGCCAACCTGATGGAAGCGGTGGGCTAG
- the yaaA gene encoding peroxide stress protein YaaA, with the protein MLVVISPAKRLDWAARDMDMTAPAMQEDAVRLAKTARNLTLGDLKALMHLSDDLARLNRDRFQVFAAEPEAEALRPAALAFAGDTYQGLDAASLDADEMDFAQNHLRILSGLYGLLRPRDAIQPYRLEMGSRLKTRRGKTLYDYWGDDLSKALNAQADAMNTDVLVNCASQEYFGAVAPKALKLRVITPQFMEDKGKGPKIVSFFAKKARGAMARFVVQNRLTDPDALIDFNSGGYAYQPDLSKPDAPVFVRPYPET; encoded by the coding sequence ATGTTGGTTGTGATTTCGCCTGCCAAGCGGCTGGACTGGGCCGCCCGTGACATGGATATGACAGCGCCCGCAATGCAGGAAGACGCAGTGCGGCTGGCTAAAACCGCGCGCAATCTGACTTTGGGCGATCTCAAGGCGTTGATGCACCTTTCGGACGACCTGGCACGGTTGAACCGTGACCGGTTTCAGGTCTTTGCCGCCGAACCCGAGGCGGAAGCCCTGCGCCCCGCCGCGCTGGCCTTTGCGGGCGATACCTATCAGGGTCTTGATGCGGCATCGCTGGACGCGGACGAGATGGATTTTGCACAAAACCACCTGCGGATTCTGTCCGGTCTTTACGGTTTGCTGCGTCCACGCGACGCGATCCAGCCCTACCGTCTGGAGATGGGCAGCCGCCTGAAAACGCGACGGGGCAAGACCCTCTATGATTATTGGGGCGACGACCTGTCCAAGGCGCTGAATGCACAAGCTGACGCGATGAACACCGATGTTCTGGTGAACTGCGCCAGTCAGGAATATTTTGGTGCCGTCGCACCCAAGGCGTTGAAATTGCGCGTGATTACGCCGCAGTTTATGGAAGACAAGGGCAAAGGACCAAAGATTGTCAGTTTCTTCGCCAAAAAAGCCCGCGGTGCAATGGCGCGGTTCGTGGTGCAAAACCGGCTGACCGATCCCGACGCGTTGATCGATTTCAACAGTGGCGGCTACGCATATCAGCCCGATCTGTCCAAACCGGATGCGCCGGTTTTTGTCCGGCCCTACCCCGAAACCTGA
- a CDS encoding response regulator — MSLANKLAEERRGRLAAERLLELKQSELAAARRKLDRHAQTLSAEINETRAEVATVRDENLRVKSDLSVAHHKVEVAERRLWHSIETVTDGFAFFDDTNQMLAANRAYLAIFEGMEMIRPGVNYITILQVLTDEGIVNTGDMPHDDWRAMMTDRWMAPYPDPTTIRLWNDQYVKLIDRRGPGGDIVSLGLNITATVVYEARLKEARAVAESANRAKSAFLANMSHEIRTPMNGVVGMADLLTDTGLNEEQRLYVDTIRNSGEALLTIINDVLDYSKIEAEKLTLHTEPFDLERCIHEVIMLLHHAAREKDVNLLLDYDLFLPTRFVGDPGRIRQVLTNLIGNAVKFTSEGHVLVRVTGVPADQGRISQVNIAIEDTGIGIPEDKIEHIFGEFNQVENDRNRQFDGTGLGLAISKRLVALMKGKVWVTSEEGVGSCFGFLMPLETAEQEVPRHPTIPKGVRRVMVVDDVAADRLILQRQMEMLGLTVVPCEDGAIALQGLNNTIDLVVTDHNMPGMDGLELAQAIRDAGYQVPVVLLSTNPGYADRDPARKHLHALMQKPVPRRELFAMLESLGPIAGPDEPDGPAGGLRHMRVMAAEDNKTNQLVLRKMLAHMDIDLRFASNGEEAVVLYQSFAPDLVFMDISMPKLDGKDATRAIRLLEQDTGKAVPVVALTAHAMDGEEDAIMAAGLNHYLTKPLRKEALEKQVLAACPVGVQPPLVPQSRAG, encoded by the coding sequence ATGTCGCTGGCCAACAAACTGGCGGAAGAACGGCGCGGGCGGCTGGCCGCCGAGCGGTTGCTTGAGCTCAAGCAATCCGAACTGGCTGCTGCCCGTCGCAAGCTGGACCGCCACGCGCAAACGCTCAGCGCCGAAATCAACGAGACCCGCGCCGAGGTGGCCACGGTGCGCGACGAAAACCTGCGCGTGAAATCCGACCTCAGCGTTGCCCACCACAAGGTTGAAGTGGCCGAACGGCGGCTGTGGCATTCGATCGAAACGGTGACCGACGGGTTTGCCTTTTTTGACGACACCAACCAGATGCTGGCAGCCAACCGCGCCTATCTGGCGATTTTTGAAGGCATGGAAATGATCCGCCCCGGTGTGAACTACATCACCATTCTACAGGTTCTGACGGACGAGGGTATTGTGAACACCGGTGATATGCCCCACGACGACTGGCGTGCGATGATGACCGACCGATGGATGGCACCCTATCCCGACCCAACAACCATCCGGCTTTGGAACGATCAATACGTCAAGCTGATTGACCGTCGTGGCCCCGGTGGCGATATCGTGTCGCTGGGTTTGAATATCACCGCCACCGTCGTCTACGAAGCGCGTCTGAAAGAAGCCCGCGCCGTTGCGGAATCGGCCAACCGTGCAAAATCGGCGTTTCTGGCAAACATGAGCCACGAGATACGCACACCGATGAACGGCGTCGTGGGCATGGCCGATCTGCTGACCGACACCGGATTGAACGAAGAACAGCGGCTTTATGTGGACACCATCCGCAACTCGGGCGAGGCGCTGCTGACCATCATCAACGACGTTCTCGACTATTCCAAGATCGAGGCGGAAAAGCTGACGCTGCATACGGAACCGTTTGATCTGGAGCGCTGTATTCACGAGGTTATCATGCTGTTGCACCACGCCGCGCGTGAAAAAGACGTGAACTTGCTGCTGGATTACGATCTGTTCCTGCCCACCCGCTTTGTCGGTGATCCGGGGCGAATCAGGCAGGTGCTGACCAATCTGATCGGCAACGCGGTCAAGTTCACTTCGGAGGGGCATGTGCTGGTGCGCGTTACGGGTGTACCTGCGGATCAGGGGCGTATCAGTCAGGTGAATATCGCCATCGAAGACACCGGTATCGGCATTCCCGAAGACAAGATCGAGCATATTTTTGGCGAGTTCAACCAGGTTGAAAACGACCGCAACCGCCAGTTTGACGGCACAGGGCTGGGTCTGGCCATTTCGAAACGGCTGGTGGCCCTGATGAAGGGCAAGGTCTGGGTGACCAGTGAAGAGGGCGTAGGCTCTTGTTTCGGTTTCTTGATGCCGCTGGAAACCGCCGAGCAAGAGGTGCCACGCCACCCCACCATCCCCAAAGGTGTGCGGCGGGTGATGGTGGTGGACGATGTGGCCGCCGACCGTCTGATCCTTCAACGACAGATGGAGATGCTGGGCCTGACCGTGGTGCCATGCGAGGATGGCGCTATAGCCTTGCAGGGGTTGAACAACACGATTGATCTGGTGGTGACCGATCACAACATGCCTGGAATGGACGGGCTGGAACTGGCGCAAGCGATCCGTGACGCGGGCTATCAGGTTCCGGTAGTCCTGCTAAGCACCAACCCCGGTTACGCCGACCGTGACCCCGCCCGCAAACATCTGCACGCGCTGATGCAAAAACCGGTGCCGCGCCGAGAATTGTTTGCCATGCTGGAATCTCTGGGGCCGATTGCGGGCCCAGACGAACCAGACGGCCCTGCTGGCGGGCTGCGGCATATGCGTGTGATGGCGGCAGAGGACAACAAGACCAACCAATTGGTGCTGCGTAAGATGCTGGCGCATATGGACATTGACCTGAGATTCGCCAGCAACGGAGAGGAAGCAGTAGTGCTTTACCAAAGTTTTGCGCCGGATCTGGTCTTTATGGACATCTCGATGCCCAAGTTGGACGGCAAGGACGCCACCCGTGCGATCCGCTTGCTGGAACAGGATACGGGCAAGGCTGTGCCTGTGGTTGCCTTGACCGCCCACGCGATGGACGGCGAAGAGGATGCGATCATGGCGGCTGGTCTCAATCACTATCTGACCAAACCCCTGCGCAAGGAGGCATTGGAAAAGCAAGTACTAGCAGCCTGCCCTGTCGGCGTGCAACCGCCCCTTGTCCCGCAGTCGCGGGCTGGGTGA